Part of the Tepidisphaeraceae bacterium genome is shown below.
CTCTGCTCTTATTCGTGTTCCTTCGTGCCCGATTCGTGGGCAAATCCGTTCTATTCCAAAAGAACGCGAGACAGGCTCATCGCCTGTCTCGCGTCTTCGTTTCAGTTGTTTGAGCGGTCGCTCGCGGCTCACACCTTCTTGAACAGCAGCGACGCGTTATGGCCGCCGAAGCCGAAGCTGTTGCTCATCGCGTAGGTGACCTTCATGTCGCGGGCCTTGTGCGGGACGTAGTCCAAGTCGCACTCGGCGTCGGGCTCATCCAGGTTGATCGTCGGCGGAATCAGGTTCCGGCTGACCGCCATCGCGGACACCACGGCCTCCACGCCACCGCTGGCGCCCAGCAGGTGGCCCAGTTGGCTCTTGGTGCTGCTGACGGCCATCTTGTAGGCGTGCTGGCCGAAGGTCGACTTGATCGCTTTCGTCTCGGCGACGTCGCCCAGCGGCGTGCTGGTGCCGTGGGCGTTGATGTAATCGATGAGGTCGGGGTTGATGTCCGCGTCGGCCAAGGCCAGTTTCATCGCCTTGGCGGCGCCAAGGCCCTCTTCCTGTGGCGCGGTGATGTGGTAACCGTCACCGCTCATGCCGTAGCCGACCAGCTCGGCGTAAATCTTCGCGCCGCGCTTCTTTGCGTGCTCGTACTCTTCCAAAATCACAACGCCGGCGCCCTCGCCCATAACGAACCCGTCGCGGTCCTTATCCCATGGCCGGCTGGCCTTGGTGGGCTCGTCGTTGCGGGTGGACATGGCCCGGGCGGCACAGAAGCTTGCCATGCCCAGTTCGCAGAGCGCCGCTTCCGATCCACCGGCGATCATGACGTCTGCCATGTCGGTCTGGATGAACCGTGCGGCGTCACCGATCGCATTGCTGCCCGTCGCACATGCGGTGGCGACGGCGGTGTTCGGTCCGTTGATCTTGTAGATGATGCTGACGTTGCCACTGGCGGCGTTCACCATCAATCGGGGCACGGTGAACGGTGACACGCGCGACACGCCGCGCTCGAAAAGCACGCGGCTCTGTTCCTGAAGCGTCTCGATCCCCCCGATGCCGCTACCGATCAGCACGCCGCAGCGGTAGGAATCTTCCTTGGAGAAGTCGATCCCCGAGTCGTTCACCGCCGACACGCTCGCGGCGATGCCGAACTGCCCGAAGCGGTCGAGCCGCTTGGCCTCGCGCACATCGACGCCGTACTTGGTGATGTCGAACTTCGTGCATTCCCCACCGATGCGGCAGGGAAAGTTAGTGAGGTCCCACCGCGTGACCGAGCCGATGCCGCTCGTGCCTGCGCAGAGGCTCTCCCACATCTGATCGACGTTCTCACCAAGGCTGGTGACGACGCCCATGCCGGTAATGACGACGCGACGTTTATTCATTGCCGATTTGCGAATGCCGATTGCCGATTGGATGTGCCGGACGCCGATCGGCAACTGCCGGACTAAATCGGCAATCGCAAACCGGCAATCGGCAATCCACCACTACTTGCTGCCGTGGGCCTTGATGTAATCGATGGCCTGTCCGACGGTCTGGATCTTCTCGGCTTCCTCGTCGGGGATCGAGAGCTCGAACTCGTCTTCGAATTCCATGACCAGTTCGACCGTATCGAGCGAGTCGGCGTTCAGATCGTTGATGAAGTGGGTCTCGCGAGTGATCTCGCTCTTGTCCACACCCATCTGTTCGCTGACGATCTCGATAACCTTGGTCTCAATCTCTTCCATGTGCGTTCCACCTAACCCTGAGCTGTTTTGACCCGGACCCACGCGGGGCCGAAGGATCGGAAACTATAGCCGTGCCCCGATGATTTGCAACCACCGAAGCCGGTAACGAACTGCCAGACGCCGAATGCCGAATACCGAACCGAGTGCCGATTAACTACTTTGCCATTCGGCACTTGGCAATCGACATTCGACATTTATAACTATCCCATGACCATGCCACCATCAACCAGCAGCACCTGCCCGGTGATGTAGCCGGCGTCCTCGCTGGCCAGGAACGCCACCGCGGCAGCAATCTCGTGGGCCTCGCCAAAGCGCTTTAATGGGATGATCTGCTTGACGCCGTCCTTGATCTTGTCGTTCAGCACGTCGGTCATGTCCGTTGCGATGAACCCGGGGGCCACCGCATTGGCGGTGATGGCCTTGCCGCTCAGCTCGCGGGCGACGGTCTTTGTTAGACCGATCAGCCCCGCCTTGCTGGCGGCGTAGTTGGCCTGGCCGGCGTTGCCCATCACGCCCGCGACCGAGCTGATGTTGATGATGCGCCCGCTCTTGCTCCGCATCATCGTGCGGGCGGCGGCGCGGATACTGACGAAGGCGCTCTTGAGGTTCGTGTTGATGACCGTGTCAAAGTCCTCGTCCTCCATGCGCAGCAGCAGGCCGTCCTTCGTAATGCCGGCGTTGTTCACCAGCACGTCCAGCCGCCCATGCTTCTCGGCCACGCCCTCGACGGCAGCGGCCAGCGCCTTGCCGTCGGCGATGTCGCAGGTGATCGCTTCAGCGCTGCCACCGGTCGACTCGACCTCGGCGACGATCGACTGGAGCTTGTCGAGGCTGCGCGCCATGGCGACGACGTGCAGGCCGTCCTTCGCCAGGCGCTTCACGATCGCGGCGCCGATCCCTCGGGAACCACCGGTGACGAGTGCTACGCGTTTTTCTGTCATGTCGACTTTCTCTGCTTGCTTCTGCGATCTTCGAGACCCGTCTCGATCCTTACCTAACTACGCGACCACCAGCGCGTCCGCGGTCGCCAGGCTCTCGATCGGCAGGCGACGGTTGATCCGCTTCATCAGGCCCGCCAGCGTTCGGCCGGGCGCCAGTTCTATGAACCGAGCATCCGTTTCGCTGGCCAGCGGCACCATCGTCTGTTCCCATCGCACCGGCGAGACGATCTGCTGCACGAGCAGGTCCTTCATGCTCGCTGCGTCGTGCAGCTTCGCGGTGACGTTCGAGTAGACCGGCGTCGTGGGCGCAGCGAACGTGACGCGGGCCAGTTCGCCCTTCATCGTGTCGGCCGCGGGCTGCATGAGCGGGCTGTGGAACGCCCCGGCGACCTTCAGCGCGACCGCTTTGAACCCCGCGGCCTCGGCGGCGGGCAGCACGCGCTCGCAGGCGGCCCTGCTGCCGCTGACGACGATCTGCCCCGGCGCGTTGAAGTTGGCCGGCACCAGCACGTCGCTGCCGCGATTCTCGTCGCACAGCTTCGTGATGGCCGCCTCATCGGCGCCCATGATCGCGACCATGCCGCTGGGCGACGCAACGGCGGCATCCTGCATGTACCGCCCACGGGCCGCCACGAGCTTCAGGCCATCTTCGAACGTGAAGACGCCCGCCAGGTGCAACGCCGTGTACTCGCCAAGGCTCAGGCCGGCGTAGGCGGTGACCTGTGTCGGGTCGATCTTGCCGGCGTGCAGCGACGCGCGATGGCAGGCGACGCTGGTGACGTAAATCGCGGGCTGGCTGATGTCGGTGCCGTTCAGGCGATCTTCCGGGCCCTCGAAGCAAAGCGTGGACAGGTCAAAACCCAGCACCGCGTTGGCGACGTCGAACGTCTCGCGCGCGTGCTTGTTGGCCTCGAAGAAGTCACGGCCCATGCCGACGATCTGAGCGCCTTGGCCGGGACAGAGAATGTAAGTAGACGAGGGCATTCGGTTCCGCTGCGTACCACGGGAGGCTCGCCCGTGCTTGTGCTGAGAAAAGTGAAAATACACGGGCGAGCCGCCCGTGGTACGACAGGATCTACATCTTCACGACCGCGTTGGCCCAGGTCAGTCCGGCGCCGAAGGCGACGAAGACGACCGGGTCGCCCTTCTCGAGCTTGCCGGCCCGCACGGCCTCGTCCAGCGCGATCGGGATGCTGGCGGCCGACGTGTTGCCGTACTTGGCGATGTTCACGTAGGCCTTCTCGGGCGGCAGGTTCAGCTTTTCCATCGCGCTGTCGATAATGCGCTGGTTGACCTGGTGCGGCACGATCAGCTTGAGCGTCTCGGGCGTCAACTCGCACTTCTTCAGCGCGTCGACGATGAGTTCCTCAAAGCGCTGGACGGCGAACTTGTAGACCTCGCGACCCTTGATCTTCAGGTACTGGCCGCGCTCGCTCAGCAACGCCTCTTCGAGCGGGAAGCGGCTGCCCGGCTTGCAGTGCAGCATTTCCCAGCCACTGCCGTCGGCGTGCAGGCTGGAGTAGATGACGCCGCGATCCTTGTCGGTGCTGCGTTGCACCACGACCGCGCCGGCGCCGTCACCGAACAAAATGCAGCTGCCGCGATCGGTGTAGTCGGTGATGCGCGACAGCGTCTCGGCGCCGATCACCAGCACGTTCTTGTACCGCCCAGATTGCACGAAGCTGGCGGCCGTCTCCAGGATGTACAGGAAGCCGCTGCATGCGGCCGAGACGTCAAAGGCCGGCGTGGCGTTCAGGCCCAGCGCGGTGGCGACGAAGCAGGCGGTCGACGGGAACGCCATCTCCGGCGTGATCGTGCCGACGATGATCAAATCGATGTCCGACGCCTTCAGCCCGGCCGCCTCGATGGCGGCGGTGGCGGCCTTGGTGGCCAGCGTCGCGGTGCTCTCGTCTTTACCGGCAATGCGGCGCTCGCGAATGCCGGTGCGCTGGACGATCCACTCGTCGTTCGTGTCGACCATCGTCGACAGCTCGGCGTTCGTCAGGCGCTTCTCCGGCACGTAACTTCCGGTGCCGGCGATGATGGCTGAATAAGTGGACATTGCGGATTTCGGATTGCAGATTTCGGATTGAGCGTCCCGGTGGATTGCCTTTCAATCCGCAATCCGAGATCCACAATCCGAAATCAATTCACTGCTCGGCCAATTTACTGCTCTACGACCGGCACGCTCTTCTCGATCTTCTCGACGATCTTCTCGTTCACGCCGCTGGCGACCAGCTGCTTGGCGACGCGGATCGCGTTCATGATCGCGCGGGCGTCGGAGCGGCCGTGGCAGATCAGGCAGTAGCCACCGACGCCCAGCAGTGGCGCGCCGCCGTACTCCTGCCAGTCGTGCTTGGCGTAGATCTTCTTCATCGTAGGCTTGAACTGCTCGAGCAGGTCAGGCGCGAACTCGGCCAGTTCGGCCAAAATCGTCTGGAACAACCCTTCGCTGATGCCCTCGGTGAACTTCAGCAGGATGTTACCGACGAAGCCGTCGCAGATGACCACGTCGACCACGCCCTTGAAGACGTCCTTGCCCTCGACGTTGCCCACGAAGTTGATGAGCGGCTCGTCGCGCATCAGCTTGCGAGCCTCCTTCACCATGGCGTTGCCCTTGGCGTCCTCCTCGCCGATCGACAGCAGCCCGACGCGCGGGTTCTCGATGCCCGCCACCGCGGTCGCATAAGCGGCCGTCATGAGGGCGTACTGCTCGAAGTGCATCGGCTTGGGTTCGGGATTGGCGCCGACGTCGCAGACGAAGACGGGGCCGTGGAAGGTCGGCAGGATGACGGCGATGCCGGGGCGGCTGACGCCCTTCAGCGTGCGCATGCGCAACTGGGCGGCGGCGACGCAGGCGCCGGTGTTGCCGGCGCTGATCACCGCGTCGGCCTCGCCCTTGGCCGCGAGCTTGCACATCACGGCGATGCTGCTGTCGGGCTTGTTGCGAATCGCCTCGACCGGCGAGTCGTCCATCTCGACCACCTGCGTGGTCGCGACGATGCGGAAATGCTTCTTCTGATCGGCTGACAACGGACTGGCAGCCAGGCCGTCCTGGATGACGCGCTCGTCACCCACCAGCAGGATCTCATCACCCGATTCGAGCAGCGGAACGGCGTCCCAGCAGCCCTTAAGAATGGCGGCAGGCGCTTTGTCGCCGCCCATTACGTCAACCGCAGCTCGCACTGGTAACCCTCCGTGTCCCGCAATCGGCGATCAGGCTAGGCGTTCCCGCCGTCTTGCTCAACCGGCAGGGCGAGCTTCGGATTCACGTAACCACATTGGTCGCACGACGCGTGCGGCAACTTCGAGTTGCCGCACTGCGGGCAGCGCACGTAGTGGATCGGCTTGAGCGCCAAGTGCGAACGGCGCTTACGCTTACGACTCTTGGAATGTTTCTGAACGGGAAGCATGACTTA
Proteins encoded:
- a CDS encoding beta-ketoacyl-ACP synthase III, translated to MSTYSAIIAGTGSYVPEKRLTNAELSTMVDTNDEWIVQRTGIRERRIAGKDESTATLATKAATAAIEAAGLKASDIDLIIVGTITPEMAFPSTACFVATALGLNATPAFDVSAACSGFLYILETAASFVQSGRYKNVLVIGAETLSRITDYTDRGSCILFGDGAGAVVVQRSTDKDRGVIYSSLHADGSGWEMLHCKPGSRFPLEEALLSERGQYLKIKGREVYKFAVQRFEELIVDALKKCELTPETLKLIVPHQVNQRIIDSAMEKLNLPPEKAYVNIAKYGNTSAASIPIALDEAVRAGKLEKGDPVVFVAFGAGLTWANAVVKM
- the fabG gene encoding 3-oxoacyl-[acyl-carrier-protein] reductase, coding for MTEKRVALVTGGSRGIGAAIVKRLAKDGLHVVAMARSLDKLQSIVAEVESTGGSAEAITCDIADGKALAAAVEGVAEKHGRLDVLVNNAGITKDGLLLRMEDEDFDTVINTNLKSAFVSIRAAARTMMRSKSGRIINISSVAGVMGNAGQANYAASKAGLIGLTKTVARELSGKAITANAVAPGFIATDMTDVLNDKIKDGVKQIIPLKRFGEAHEIAAAVAFLASEDAGYITGQVLLVDGGMVMG
- the fabF gene encoding beta-ketoacyl-ACP synthase II — protein: MNKRRVVITGMGVVTSLGENVDQMWESLCAGTSGIGSVTRWDLTNFPCRIGGECTKFDITKYGVDVREAKRLDRFGQFGIAASVSAVNDSGIDFSKEDSYRCGVLIGSGIGGIETLQEQSRVLFERGVSRVSPFTVPRLMVNAASGNVSIIYKINGPNTAVATACATGSNAIGDAARFIQTDMADVMIAGGSEAALCELGMASFCAARAMSTRNDEPTKASRPWDKDRDGFVMGEGAGVVILEEYEHAKKRGAKIYAELVGYGMSGDGYHITAPQEEGLGAAKAMKLALADADINPDLIDYINAHGTSTPLGDVAETKAIKSTFGQHAYKMAVSSTKSQLGHLLGASGGVEAVVSAMAVSRNLIPPTINLDEPDAECDLDYVPHKARDMKVTYAMSNSFGFGGHNASLLFKKV
- the acpP gene encoding acyl carrier protein yields the protein MEEIETKVIEIVSEQMGVDKSEITRETHFINDLNADSLDTVELVMEFEDEFELSIPDEEAEKIQTVGQAIDYIKAHGSK
- the rpmF gene encoding 50S ribosomal protein L32, whose amino-acid sequence is MLPVQKHSKSRKRKRRSHLALKPIHYVRCPQCGNSKLPHASCDQCGYVNPKLALPVEQDGGNA
- the fabD gene encoding ACP S-malonyltransferase, with the translated sequence MPSSTYILCPGQGAQIVGMGRDFFEANKHARETFDVANAVLGFDLSTLCFEGPEDRLNGTDISQPAIYVTSVACHRASLHAGKIDPTQVTAYAGLSLGEYTALHLAGVFTFEDGLKLVAARGRYMQDAAVASPSGMVAIMGADEAAITKLCDENRGSDVLVPANFNAPGQIVVSGSRAACERVLPAAEAAGFKAVALKVAGAFHSPLMQPAADTMKGELARVTFAAPTTPVYSNVTAKLHDAASMKDLLVQQIVSPVRWEQTMVPLASETDARFIELAPGRTLAGLMKRINRRLPIESLATADALVVA
- the plsX gene encoding phosphate acyltransferase PlsX, giving the protein MRAAVDVMGGDKAPAAILKGCWDAVPLLESGDEILLVGDERVIQDGLAASPLSADQKKHFRIVATTQVVEMDDSPVEAIRNKPDSSIAVMCKLAAKGEADAVISAGNTGACVAAAQLRMRTLKGVSRPGIAVILPTFHGPVFVCDVGANPEPKPMHFEQYALMTAAYATAVAGIENPRVGLLSIGEEDAKGNAMVKEARKLMRDEPLINFVGNVEGKDVFKGVVDVVICDGFVGNILLKFTEGISEGLFQTILAELAEFAPDLLEQFKPTMKKIYAKHDWQEYGGAPLLGVGGYCLICHGRSDARAIMNAIRVAKQLVASGVNEKIVEKIEKSVPVVEQ